Proteins encoded together in one Acidobacteriota bacterium window:
- a CDS encoding Gfo/Idh/MocA family oxidoreductase, with amino-acid sequence MEPVKLGVVGAGLIGSKHARLVHGQPECSLVGICDPDVGRRGVAEGLEVPFYRDLSDLLDEQQPEGAIVATPNGTHLAVAEVCAGKRVDLLIEKPIADTLPAARSIVDVAAAAGCRVLVGHHRRHNPLIREARSQVQGGALGRLIAASMMWTLLKPAEYFQVGWRCRRPQGGPILINLIHELDILRYICGEIRQVYAQSSSMARGLEVEDTLSITLSFANGALGSIIASDATPSPWSYEIASGENPYYFHTGQNCYHFLGSEGALAFPRMELWRYGDPSRAGWQHPLSQTRQEVAPADPLVLQLRHFCRVVRGQEPPLVDGADGARTLAVALAVQESIDRQAPVLLTDMDASGGGFADSAQGVGTKPSETDSCN; translated from the coding sequence ATGGAACCAGTGAAGTTGGGGGTGGTGGGGGCCGGGCTGATCGGCAGCAAACACGCCCGGCTGGTCCACGGGCAGCCGGAGTGCTCCCTGGTCGGGATCTGCGATCCGGATGTCGGTCGCCGGGGGGTGGCCGAGGGGCTCGAGGTGCCCTTCTACCGGGACCTTTCCGATCTGCTGGACGAGCAGCAACCCGAGGGGGCCATTGTGGCCACGCCCAACGGCACCCACCTGGCCGTGGCCGAGGTCTGCGCCGGGAAGCGCGTCGACCTGCTGATCGAGAAGCCCATTGCCGACACCCTGCCTGCCGCCCGGAGCATCGTGGACGTAGCCGCTGCAGCCGGCTGCCGGGTCCTGGTGGGCCACCACCGGCGTCACAATCCGCTGATTCGGGAAGCGCGCTCCCAGGTTCAAGGCGGGGCGCTGGGGAGGCTGATTGCGGCGTCGATGATGTGGACCCTGCTGAAGCCGGCGGAATATTTCCAGGTGGGTTGGCGTTGCCGGCGTCCGCAGGGCGGGCCCATCCTGATCAACCTCATTCACGAGCTGGACATTCTGCGCTACATCTGCGGCGAGATTCGCCAGGTGTACGCCCAATCGTCCTCCATGGCCCGCGGGCTGGAGGTCGAGGACACCCTGAGCATCACGCTTTCCTTTGCCAATGGCGCTTTGGGCTCCATCATCGCCTCCGACGCCACACCCTCGCCCTGGTCCTACGAAATCGCCAGCGGAGAGAACCCCTACTATTTTCATACCGGCCAAAACTGCTATCATTTTCTGGGCTCGGAGGGGGCCCTGGCCTTTCCCCGGATGGAGCTGTGGCGCTACGGAGACCCATCCCGGGCCGGCTGGCAACACCCCTTGAGCCAGACTCGCCAAGAGGTGGCCCCGGCGGACCCGCTGGTCCTGCAACTGCGGCACTTTTGCCGGGTGGTTCGGGGGCAGGAACCTCCGCTGGTGGACGGAGCCGACGGGGCCCGTACCCTGGCAGTGGCGCTGGCGGTCCAGGAATCGATCGACCGGCAAGCTCCCGTCCTGCTGACTGATATGGACGCCTCAGGGGGAGGGTTTGCCGACTCAGCCCAAGGGGTGGGAACCAAGCCTTCCGAAACGGATTCATGCAACTGA
- a CDS encoding phytanoyl-CoA dioxygenase family protein produces MVKENGSYAEQYREQGYLVVEGLLTAEEVQRVRQRTEDLISGAVPGYPMEDIELEPGAERVELATVRKLNRPADNDPVFLAHAGHPRILSIVESMIGPDIKLYNSQCFMKPPGGVEKPYHQDSAYFAIEPMDLVTCWTALDDVTLEKGPMYVIPGSHRQGVLDHSQPWVVRDRRDKQVPDEALDLGRETPLLMPAGGCSFHHSLLLHRSTPNRSTTSRRGLAVHYMSARSRWTDDTRPRPNYVLLQGREYPGCV; encoded by the coding sequence ATGGTCAAGGAAAACGGAAGCTACGCCGAGCAGTATCGGGAGCAGGGCTACCTGGTGGTGGAGGGTCTGCTTACAGCCGAAGAAGTGCAGCGGGTGAGGCAACGGACCGAGGATCTGATTTCCGGCGCCGTTCCGGGATATCCGATGGAGGATATCGAGCTGGAGCCGGGCGCCGAGAGGGTGGAGCTGGCAACGGTGCGCAAGCTGAACCGCCCCGCCGACAACGATCCGGTTTTTCTGGCTCATGCCGGCCATCCCCGGATTCTGTCCATCGTGGAGTCCATGATCGGCCCCGACATCAAGCTCTACAACAGCCAGTGCTTCATGAAGCCGCCGGGAGGGGTGGAGAAGCCCTACCACCAGGACTCGGCCTACTTCGCCATCGAGCCCATGGACCTGGTGACCTGCTGGACGGCGCTGGACGACGTCACCCTGGAGAAGGGACCCATGTATGTGATTCCGGGAAGCCACCGGCAGGGGGTTCTGGATCACAGCCAGCCCTGGGTGGTGCGAGACCGGCGAGACAAGCAGGTGCCCGACGAGGCCCTGGACCTTGGCCGGGAAACGCCCCTGCTCATGCCGGCGGGTGGTTGCTCATTTCACCACAGCCTGCTGCTGCATCGCTCCACGCCCAACCGTTCCACCACCTCGCGGCGCGGCCTGGCCGTTCACTACATGTCGGCCCGCTCCCGCTGGACCGACGACACCCGGCCCCGGCCAAACTATGTGCTCCTGCAGGGGAGGGAATACCCCGGCTGCGTGTAA
- a CDS encoding acetoacetate decarboxylase family protein, translating to MTIPMDQITSMPAFSPYYPPPPVRYRNARFQFVFFRADPAAVDRVLPSCLEPAEDGYCVAIGISIPWASSYGAFDESVLTVKCTFRGETGYFAPVAFLNSRSSIPAGREIYGTPKVFAEFECGMDERVAYTDTRLAGASVLAIRSTFHREARVEELPNLTPSWRLKAIPRVDGRGADVLQLIDGANVTSDVDVHICRAGDGVVQCDPSPIYNLADFTPREYYGAFYLEQDYTEGYGEVVHDFLNPA from the coding sequence ATGACCATTCCCATGGATCAAATCACCAGCATGCCGGCCTTTTCTCCCTACTATCCCCCTCCGCCGGTGCGCTATCGCAACGCGCGCTTTCAGTTCGTCTTCTTCCGGGCGGACCCTGCCGCCGTGGACCGGGTGCTCCCCTCTTGCCTGGAGCCGGCCGAGGACGGCTACTGCGTGGCCATCGGCATCTCCATCCCCTGGGCTTCCAGCTACGGGGCCTTCGACGAGAGCGTGCTGACGGTCAAGTGCACCTTCAGGGGAGAAACCGGGTATTTTGCCCCGGTGGCCTTTCTGAACTCCCGGTCCAGCATCCCGGCGGGACGCGAGATCTACGGCACTCCCAAGGTGTTTGCGGAGTTCGAGTGCGGCATGGATGAACGGGTGGCCTACACCGATACCCGCCTGGCGGGGGCCTCGGTGCTGGCCATCCGTTCCACCTTCCACCGGGAGGCCCGGGTAGAGGAATTGCCCAACCTGACTCCCTCCTGGCGGCTCAAGGCGATTCCCCGGGTGGACGGTCGCGGCGCCGACGTGCTCCAGCTGATCGACGGCGCCAATGTGACCTCCGACGTCGACGTGCACATCTGCCGGGCCGGGGACGGGGTGGTCCAGTGCGACCCCTCGCCTATTTACAACCTGGCCGACTTCACGCCGCGGGAGTACTACGGCGCCTTCTACCTGGAGCAGGACTACACCGAGGGATACGGTGAGGTGGTCCACGACTTCCTGAATCCCGCCTGA
- a CDS encoding phytanoyl-CoA dioxygenase family protein — MQLTRSQIEKFNDRGYVFFPGLLDGDEVSALQQAMPDILRRPGPEVVPEKDNPQAARLVFGAHLYSEPFRRLSLLPRLLGPAQQLLKEEVYLHQSRINPKPGMAGGASWDWHQDYGAWHVVDGMPEPRCLMVAVFIDECTPVNSPLLVVPGSHRDGFLDSIQLHRDAKGYSLYHIGEDTFRRLAEENGIEALIGPAGSVCFCHSIVVHGSANNVSPWRRAIMYLIYNAVSNACTGTERPWFQNHRDFTPLRPIEDDSLRQRC; from the coding sequence ATGCAACTGACCCGGAGCCAGATCGAAAAGTTCAACGACCGCGGCTACGTGTTTTTTCCGGGCTTGCTGGACGGCGACGAGGTTTCCGCGCTGCAGCAGGCGATGCCCGACATTCTCAGGCGACCGGGGCCGGAAGTCGTTCCCGAAAAGGACAACCCCCAGGCCGCCCGGCTGGTCTTCGGCGCCCACCTCTACTCCGAACCCTTTCGGCGGCTGTCTCTGTTGCCGCGGTTGCTGGGTCCGGCCCAGCAGTTGCTGAAGGAAGAGGTCTACTTGCACCAGAGCCGCATCAATCCCAAGCCGGGAATGGCGGGAGGGGCCTCCTGGGACTGGCACCAGGATTACGGCGCCTGGCACGTGGTGGACGGCATGCCGGAACCTCGCTGCCTGATGGTGGCCGTGTTCATCGATGAGTGCACCCCGGTAAACTCTCCATTGCTGGTGGTGCCGGGTTCCCATCGGGACGGGTTTCTGGACTCGATCCAGCTCCACCGGGACGCCAAGGGCTATTCCCTCTACCACATCGGTGAAGACACCTTTCGCCGGCTGGCGGAGGAGAACGGAATCGAGGCCCTGATCGGTCCGGCGGGATCGGTCTGCTTCTGCCACAGCATCGTGGTTCACGGATCGGCCAACAACGTCTCGCCCTGGCGGCGGGCCATCATGTACCTGATCTACAATGCCGTCAGCAACGCCTGCACCGGCACCGAACGGCCCTGGTTCCAGAACCACCGGGATTTCACACCCCTGCGGCCCATCGAGGACGACAGCCTCAGGCAGCGGTGCTGA